From a single Nicotiana tabacum cultivar K326 chromosome 8, ASM71507v2, whole genome shotgun sequence genomic region:
- the LOC107775537 gene encoding putative late blight resistance protein homolog R1A-10: protein MEVAEYASSGNTSYQMRLLSFNESWGLQHKKVFEKDCFSPEFEKIGKEITLKCGGLPLAITVIAGFLSKIGKTLNEWQSVAEKVRSMVSTDVDVQCMRVLALSYHQLPHHLKTCFLYFAIFPEDEEIYVDKLVELLAAEGFLKVEETKSIEEVAEKCLQDLIDRSSLSIDYEIFFGETKYCRIHDVIREICLKEARNMNIENFIGENNGQNPSALSIHFSSNSRGRTSTQLNYRIIGKKLARSCPNNEARSIFFLNSKSGFMSELLPFRLVRVLDLALMNFIVFPSGLLDLIHLRYLALRLSPSVHYYLGKETPSSIDIPPSISRLCAAPLDPLRFLKMRGPSPTHAVPPLLLPPADAFPQNLKALTLCMTCLWWKDLSIVGKLPKLEVLKLIGDACKGKEWEAADHGFPRLKFLYLRDVDFQYWRAGCHHFPFLERLAILYCPYLDSIPQDFADITTLARISLTGCPESFGNSAKQIQQDMLDNYGNSSLVVNIVRHLLP from the exons ATGGAAGTGGCTGAATATGCTAGCTCAGGTAACACTTCTTATCAAATGCGCCTTTTAAGTTTTAATGAAAGTTGGGGTTTACAGCACAAAAAAGTCTTTGAGAAAGATTGTTTCTCTCCTGAATTTGAAAAGATTGGAAAAGAAATTACATTAAAATGCGGAGGATTACCTCTAGCAATTACTGTGATTGCTGGATTTCTCTCCAAAATTGGTAAAACATTGAATGAGTGGCAAAGTGTTGCTGAGAAAGTAAGGTCAATGGTAAGCACTGATGTTGACGTCCAATGCATGAGAGTGCTTGCTTTGAGTTACCATCAGTTGCCACATCACCTAAAAACATGTTTTCTGTATTTTGCAATCTTCCCAGAGGATGAAGAGATTTATGTCGATAAACTTGTGGAATTATTGGCAGCGGAGGGATTTTTGAAGGTAGAAGAGACGAAAAGCATAGAAGAAGTGGCAGAAAAATGTCTACAAGATTTAATAGATAGAAGTTCACTTTCCATCGATTATGAGATATTTTTTGGAGAGACGAAGTATTGTAGAATACATGACGTGATCCGTGAAATCTGCTTGAAGGAAGCTCGAAACATGAATATAGAGAATTTTATTGGAGAAAACAATGGTCAAAATCCAAGTGCACTATCCATTCATTTTTCCTCAAATAGTCGAGGTCGGACCAGTACCCAATTGAACTACCGTATTATTGGGAAAAAATTGGCTAGATCGTGTCCTAATAATGAGGCTcgttctattttctttttgaataGTAAGTCAGGGTTCATGTCAGAGTTGTTGCCTTTCAGGCTAGTAAGAGTACTAGATCTTGCATTAATGAACTTTATTGTTTTTCCCAGTGGGTTACTTGATCTAATTCACTTGAGATACCTAGCTTTGCGTCTTTCTCCTAGCGTGCATTACTATCTAGGAAAAGAGACTCCCTCATCAATAGATATTCCTCCTTCCATATCTAGACTAT GTGCTGCTCCACTAGATCCtttgaggtttctgaaaatgCGAGGTCCAAGTCCTACACATGCTGTTCCACCTTTGCTCCTACCTCCTGCGGATGCTTTTCCACAAAATCTGAAGGCATTAACTCTTTGTATGACTTGTTTGTGGTGGAAGGATTTGAGCATTGTTGGTAAATTGCCCAAACTCGAAGTTCTTAAACTAATAGGTGATGCCTGTAAAGGCAAAGAGTGGGAAGCAGCGGACCATGGTTTTCCTCGCTTGAAGTTCTTGTACCTGCGAGACGTGGATTTTCAATACTGGAGAGCTGGTTGTCATCACTTTCCCTTCCTTGAACGACTAGCTATTTTATATTGTCCTTATTTGGATTCAATCCCTCAAGATTTTGCAGATATAACCACGCTTGCTCGTATTAGTTTAACTGGGTGTCCAGAATCTTTTGGGAATTCTGCCAAGCAAATTCAACAGGACATGCTAGACAACTATGGTAATTCCTCCCTTGTGGTCAATATAGTAAGACATCTTCTTccttaa